In Tursiops truncatus isolate mTurTru1 chromosome 19, mTurTru1.mat.Y, whole genome shotgun sequence, a genomic segment contains:
- the RNF225 gene encoding RING finger protein 225 isoform X2: MPCPRPPWIRRPRVPLGSEPSIPGSPSTLRPPSRGEDEDEGDEEEGDGSQGPILPPASPVECLICVSPFDSVFKLPKCLDCSHVFCLECLARLSLATAGGGDAVACPVCRAPTRLAPRRGLPALPTQLGLLPGSARAPPPLQGSVRFDRRRGLLYVRQPPPAPGPRKARPPPPPPPLRLGRPLSRRLTLASSARVFHAAVALAVLVAAGLVVTGLYIFFLIPRATTSSPARPQLVALAPAPGFSWFLPRPTSAAPWIPGWMPRPVGHDLNAAPPGAAEDALEPEGVPKETETPDGSLDRRWGAEAWPDWAPRARGGWRRWGAQ; encoded by the coding sequence ATGCCCTGCCCTCGGCCGCCCTGGATCCGCCGCCCCCGGGTCCCCCTGGGCTCGGAGCCTAGCATCCCGGGCTCGCCGTCCACACTCCGGCCCCCCAGCAGGGGAGAGGACGAAGACGAGGGTGATGAGGAGGAAGGGGACGGCAGCCAGGGACCCATCCTGCCGCCCGCGTCCCCCGTGGAATGCCTCATCTGCGTGTCGCCCTTCGACAGCGTATTCAAGCTGCCCAAGTGCCTGGACTGCAGCCATGTCTTCTGCCTCGAGTGCCTGGCTCGTCTGTCTCTGGCCACGGCGGGCGGCGGCGACGCGGTGGCCTGTCCCGTGTGCCGCGCGCCCACGCGCCTGGCCCCACGCCGCGGGCTCCCCGCGCTGCCCACGCAGCTCGGCCTGCTGCCCGGCTCCGCACGCGCCCCGCCGCCGCTCCAGGGCTCCGTGCGCTTCGACCGCCGGCGCGGCCTGCTCTACGTGCGGCAGCCGCCGCCCGCGCCCGGACCGCGCAAggcccgccccccgccgccgccgccgccgctgcgcCTCGGCCGCCCGCTGTCGCGCCGCCTGACGCTGGCCAGCTCGGCCCGGGTCTTCCACGCGGCCGTCGCCCTGGCAGTGCTTGTGGCCGCGGGCCTCGTGGTCACGGGCCTCTATATCTTCTTCCTCATCCCGCGCGCCACCACCTCCAGCCCCGCTCGGCCCCAGCTCGTGGCGCTCGCCCCGGCGCCCGGCTTCTCCTGGTTCCTGCCTCGGCCCACGTCGGCGGCGCCCTGGATCCCCGGCTGGATGCCGCGCCCCGTGGGCCATGACCTGAACGCCGCCCCACCGGGGGCTGCAGAGGACGCGCTGGAGCCCGAGGGGGTTCCCAAAGAGACAGAGACGCCGGACGGGTCCTTGGACCGCAGGTGGGGGGCGGAGGCTTGGCCTGACTGGGCCCCGCGGGCACGCGGCGGGTGGAGGCGGTGGGGGGCGCAGTAA
- the RPS5 gene encoding small ribosomal subunit protein uS7, translated as MTEWETAAPAVAETPDIKLFGKWSTDDVQINDISLQDYIAVKEKYAKYLPHSAGRYAAKRFRKAQCPIVERLTNSMMMHGRNNGKKLMTVRIVKHAFEIIHLLTGENPLQVLVNAIINSGPREDSTRIGRAGTVRRQAVDVSPLRRVNQAIWLLCTGAREAAFRNIKTIAECLADELINAAKGSSNSYAIKKKDELERVAKSNR; from the exons ATGACGGAGTGGGAGACAGCTGCACCTGCAGTAGCAGAGACCCCCGACATCAAGCTCTTTGGAAAGTGGAGCACCGATGATGTGCAGATCAATGACATTTCcctgcag GATTACATCGCAGTGAAGGAGAAGTATGCCAAATACCTGCCCCACAGTGCAGGGCGCTACGCGGCCAAGCGCTTCCGCAAGGCGCAGTGCCCCATCGTGGAGCGCCTCACCAACTCCATGATGATGCATGGCCGCAACAATGGCAAGAAGCTCATGACTGTGCGCATCGTCAAGCATGCCTTTGAGATCATCCATCTGCTCACAGGCGAG AACCCCCTGCAGGTCCTGGTGAATGCCATCATCAACAGCGGCCCCCGGGAGGACTCGACCCGCATTGGGCGTGCTGGAACAGTGAGGCGGCAGGCCGTGGACGTGTCCCCGCTGCGCCGTGTGAATCAG GCCATCTGGCTGCTGTGCACAGGTGCTCGTGAGGCCGCCTTCCGGAACATCAAGACCATTGCCGAGTGCCTGGCAGATGAGCTCATCAACGCTGCCAAG GGCTCCTCCAACTCCTACGCTATCAAGAAGAAGGATGAGCTGGAACGTGTGGCCAAGTCCAACCGCTGA
- the ZNF132 gene encoding zinc finger protein 132 isoform X2: MLENLELMTSLGCWHGVEDEEVCSKQDASVDVVSQVRIFSAHFSTQKADSCDMCDPFLKDILHLDVHQGTHAEETPYTCVACGREFWFGANLHQHQKECSGEKPFKWDKDRDLFVQSSIVCLSEKPFTCGLGGKDVSDSHDLLQHPNTDGSGKPHSSTKYREALPHPSSLGQLPEVHASQKPFKCSDCGKAFQKSSVLLNHLRTHSEEIPFRCLRVENSLEEKLTLVNDQKFHTGETSHICKECGKAFSHPSKLRKHQKFHTGVKYYECSDCGKTFSYKLTLVHHQRIHTGERPYECSECGKAFNNRSHLTRHEKVHTGERPFECSKCGRAFSQSSNFLRHQKVHTQVRPYECNQCSKAFSRSSALIQHWRVHTGERPYECSECGRAFNNNSNLAQHQKVHTGERPFECTECGRDFNQSSHLLRHQKVHTGERPFGCSECGKAFSNSSTLIQHQKVHTGQRPYECSECRKAFSRNSSLIQHWRIHTGERPYECNECGKAFAHSSSLIEHWRVHTRERPYECSECGKFFSQNSILIKHQKVHTGERPYECTECGKFFSRKSSLIYHWRVHTGERPYECSECGRAFSNNSHLVRHQRVHTQERPYECSQCGKAFSERSTLVRHQIVHTRERTYECGHCGKIFSRLCNLAQHKRIHT; this comes from the coding sequence GTTGTTGGCATGGAGTGGAAGATGAGGAGGTATGTTCCAAGCAGGATGCTTCTGTAGATGTGGTGTCACAGGTCAGGATTTTCAGTGCACATTTTTCCACCCAGAAGGCTGACAGTTGTGACATGTGTGACCCATTCTTGAAAGACATTTTGCACCTGGATGTACATCAAGGAACACATGCTGAGGAGACTCCCTACACATGTGTAGCATGTGGCAGAGAGTTTTGGTTTGGTGCAAACCTTCACCAGCATCAGAAGGAGTGCAGTGGAGAAAAGCCCTTCAAATGGGACAAGGACAGGGACTTGTTTGTGCAGAGCTCAATAGTCTGTCTATCAGAGAAGCCCTTTACATGTGGGTTAGGTGGTAAGGATGTCTCAGACAGCCATGACCTCCTCCAGCACCCAAACACAGATGGCAGTGGGAAGCCACACAGCAGCACAAAGTACAGGGAGGCCTTACCACACCCTTCCAGTCTTGGGCAGCTCCCAGAAGTCCATGCCTCACAGAAGCCCTTCAAGTGCAGTGACTGTGGAAAAGCCTTCCAGAAGAGTTCTGTCCTCCTCAACCACCTGAGAACTCACTCTGAAGAGATACCATTTAGATGCCTAAGAGTTGAAAATTCCTTAGAGGAGAAATTAACTCTTGTTAATGACCAAAAGTTTCACACTGGAGAAACATCTCACATATGTAAGGAGTGTGGCAAGGCCTTTAGTCATCCGTCTAAGCTGAGGAAGCACCAGAAATTTCATACTGGAGTAAAATACTATGAGTGCAGTGACTGTGGGAAAACTTTCAGCTACAAACTCACACTTGTTCATCACCAGAGAATCCAcacaggagaaaggccttatgaatgcagtgaatgtgggaaagccttcaatAACAGGTCACACCTCACTCGGCATGAGaaagttcacactggagaaagaccTTTTGAGTGCAGCAAATGTGGCAGAGCCTTCAGCCAAAGCTCCAATTTCCTTCGGCACCAGAAAGTCCACACCCAAGTAAGACCTTATGAGTGCAATCAGTGTAGCAAAGCCTTCAGCCGCAGCTCTGCTCTCATTCAGCACTGGAgggttcacactggagaaaggccttatgagtgcagtgagtGTGGGAGAGCTTTTAACAATAACTCCAACCTTGCTCAGCATCAGAAGGTCCACACTGGAGAACGGCCTTTTGAATGCACTGAATGTGGAAGAGACTTCAACCAAAGCTCTCACCTCCTTCGACATCAGAAAGTTCACACCGGAGAACGGCCTTTTGGATGCAGtgagtgtgggaaagccttcagcaATAGCTCTACCCTCATTCAGCACCAGAAAGTACATACTGGtcaaaggccttatgagtgcagtgaatgtagAAAAGCCTTCAGTCGCAACTCCAGCCTGATTCAGCACTggagaattcacactggagaaaggccttacgagtgcaatgaatgtgggaaagcctttgcTCACAGTTCCAGTCTCATTGAGCACTGGAGAGTTCACACaagagaaaggccttatgagtgtagtgaatgtgggaaattcttTAGCCAAAACTCCATTCTTATTAAACATCAGaaagttcacactggagaaaggccttatgagtgcactGAATGTGGGAAGTTCTTTAGCCGCAAGTCCAGCCTCATTTATCACTGGAGAGTTCACACTGgggaaaggccttatgagtgcagtgaatgtgggagaGCCTTCAGCAATAACTCTCACCTGGTTCGTCACCAGAGAGTTCACACACAAGAAAGGCCCTATGAATGCAGccaatgtgggaaagcctttagtgAAAGATCAACACTTGTTCGACACCAGATAGTTCACACCAGAGAAAGGACTTACGAATGTGGCCACTGTGGGAAAATCTTCAGCCGCCTCTGCAACCTTGCTCAGCATAAGAGGATTCATACCTGA
- the RNF225 gene encoding RING finger protein 225 isoform X3, with the protein MPCPRPPWIRRPRVPLGSEPSIPGSPSTLRPPSRGEDEDEGDEEEGDGSQGPILPPASPVECLICVSPFDSVFKLPKCLDCSHVFCLECLARLSLATAGGGDAVACPVCRAPTRLAPRRGLPALPTQLGLLPGSARAPPPLQGSVRFDRRRGLLYVRQPPPAPGPRKARPPPPPPPLRLGRPLSRRLTLASSARVFHAAVALAVLVAAGLVVTGLYIFFLIPRATTSSPARPQLVALAPAPGFSWFLPRPTSAAPWIPGWMPRPVGHDLNAAPPGAAEDALEPEGVPKETETPDGSLDRRAPSAFCGKPAVHQGE; encoded by the exons ATGCCCTGCCCTCGGCCGCCCTGGATCCGCCGCCCCCGGGTCCCCCTGGGCTCGGAGCCTAGCATCCCGGGCTCGCCGTCCACACTCCGGCCCCCCAGCAGGGGAGAGGACGAAGACGAGGGTGATGAGGAGGAAGGGGACGGCAGCCAGGGACCCATCCTGCCGCCCGCGTCCCCCGTGGAATGCCTCATCTGCGTGTCGCCCTTCGACAGCGTATTCAAGCTGCCCAAGTGCCTGGACTGCAGCCATGTCTTCTGCCTCGAGTGCCTGGCTCGTCTGTCTCTGGCCACGGCGGGCGGCGGCGACGCGGTGGCCTGTCCCGTGTGCCGCGCGCCCACGCGCCTGGCCCCACGCCGCGGGCTCCCCGCGCTGCCCACGCAGCTCGGCCTGCTGCCCGGCTCCGCACGCGCCCCGCCGCCGCTCCAGGGCTCCGTGCGCTTCGACCGCCGGCGCGGCCTGCTCTACGTGCGGCAGCCGCCGCCCGCGCCCGGACCGCGCAAggcccgccccccgccgccgccgccgccgctgcgcCTCGGCCGCCCGCTGTCGCGCCGCCTGACGCTGGCCAGCTCGGCCCGGGTCTTCCACGCGGCCGTCGCCCTGGCAGTGCTTGTGGCCGCGGGCCTCGTGGTCACGGGCCTCTATATCTTCTTCCTCATCCCGCGCGCCACCACCTCCAGCCCCGCTCGGCCCCAGCTCGTGGCGCTCGCCCCGGCGCCCGGCTTCTCCTGGTTCCTGCCTCGGCCCACGTCGGCGGCGCCCTGGATCCCCGGCTGGATGCCGCGCCCCGTGGGCCATGACCTGAACGCCGCCCCACCGGGGGCTGCAGAGGACGCGCTGGAGCCCGAGGGGGTTCCCAAAGAGACAGAGACGCCGGACGGGTCCTTGGACCGCAG GGCTCCATCAGCATTTTGTGGCAAGCCTGCTGTACACCAGGGTGAATGA
- the ZNF584 gene encoding zinc finger protein 584 isoform X3 → MKGAVAQMKCEEEPWMPNMVDMTVVSRAEARMGPGLGFLCRLQDEEAPPEQVKSHRVRLSENPFLCRVSGKDIPAALGFLQPQATHREGTPRRSTERKAFPPSSTRQQRQGAHATQKPFKCSNCGQAFLKAFTLLDHLITHTKERPFRCPAGGNAPMESSTLVHHRKTHTGETSHVCNECGKAFSYPSKLRKHQKVHTGIKPFKCGECGKTFNRKDALVLHQRIHTGERPYQCSECGKSFSVLSTLIRHRKVHIGERPYECRECGKFFKYNHSFILHQRVHTGERPYECSECGKTYVTRSGLYQHWKVHTGERPYECSLCGKTFTTRSYRNRHQQFHTEERAYECTECGKAFKHSSTLLQHKKVHTGERP, encoded by the exons ATGAAGGGTGCGGTGGCCCAAATGAAGTGTGAGGAAGAGCCCTGGATGCCCAACATGGTGGATATGACTGTGGTCAGCAGAGCAGAGGCCAGGATGGGTCCTGGTCTTG GTTTTCTGTGTAGACTGCAGGATGAGGAAGCCCCTCCCGAGCAGGTGAAGAGCCACAGAGTCCGCCTGTCAGAGAACCCCTTTCTGTGCAGGGTGTCTGGGAAGGACATCCCTGCCGCCTTAGgcttcctccagccccaggccacCCACAGAGAGGGGACACCACGCAGAAGCACCGAGCGCAAGGCCTTCCCACCCAGCTCCACTCGCCAGCAACGGCAGGGAGCCCATGCCACACAGAAGCCCTTCAAGTGCAGCAACTGCGGGCAAGCCTTCCTGAAGGCCTTCACGCTCCTCGATCACCTGATCACTCACACCAAAGAGAGACCCTTCAGGTGCCCAGCAGGTGGAAATGCCCCCATGGAGAGCTCAACCCTGGTTCATCACCGAAAAACTCACACTGGAGAAACATCCCATGTGTGTAATgagtgtgggaaggccttcagtTACCCATCTAAACTGAGGAAGCACCAGAAGGTTCATACTGGCATAAAACCTTTCAAGTGTGGTGAGTGCGGGAAAACCTTCAACCGCAAAGATGCACTTGTTCTGcaccagagaattcacactggagagagGCCTTACCAGTGCAGCGAGTGTGGGAAGTCCTTCAGCGTTCTGTCTACCCTCATTCGGCACCGGAAAGTTCACATTGGAGAAAGGCCCTATGAGTGCAGGGAATGTGGGAAATTCTTCAAATACAACCATAGCTTCATTCTTCACCAGAGAGTTCACACCGGAGAGAGGCCctatgagtgcagtgaatgtgggaaaacttACGTGACCCGCTCTGGGCTGTATCAGCACTGGAAAGTCCACACTGGAGAACGTCCCTATGAGTGCAGCCTGTGTGGGAAAACCTTCACTACCAGGTCCTACCGAAATCGGCACCAGCAGTTCCACACTGAAGAGAGGGCTTATGAATGTacagaatgtgggaaagcctttaaaCATAGTTCTACCCTCCTTCAGCACAAGAAAGTCCACACTGGTGAAAGGCCATAG
- the ZNF584 gene encoding zinc finger protein 584 isoform X1, with protein sequence MAEEAQAPVTFEDVAVYFSREEWGILNLTQRSLYRDVMLENFALIGSLGFLCRLQDEEAPPEQVKSHRVRLSENPFLCRVSGKDIPAALGFLQPQATHREGTPRRSTERKAFPPSSTRQQRQGAHATQKPFKCSNCGQAFLKAFTLLDHLITHTKERPFRCPAGGNAPMESSTLVHHRKTHTGETSHVCNECGKAFSYPSKLRKHQKVHTGIKPFKCGECGKTFNRKDALVLHQRIHTGERPYQCSECGKSFSVLSTLIRHRKVHIGERPYECRECGKFFKYNHSFILHQRVHTGERPYECSECGKTYVTRSGLYQHWKVHTGERPYECSLCGKTFTTRSYRNRHQQFHTEERAYECTECGKAFKHSSTLLQHKKVHTGERP encoded by the exons ATGGCAGAGGAGGCGCAG GCCCCTGTGACCTTTGAGGATGTGGCTGTGTATTTCTCTCGAGAGGAGTGGGGGATCCTTAATTTGACCCAGAGGAGCCTGTACCGTGATGTTATGCTGGAGAACTTTGCACTCATTGGCTCACTGG GTTTTCTGTGTAGACTGCAGGATGAGGAAGCCCCTCCCGAGCAGGTGAAGAGCCACAGAGTCCGCCTGTCAGAGAACCCCTTTCTGTGCAGGGTGTCTGGGAAGGACATCCCTGCCGCCTTAGgcttcctccagccccaggccacCCACAGAGAGGGGACACCACGCAGAAGCACCGAGCGCAAGGCCTTCCCACCCAGCTCCACTCGCCAGCAACGGCAGGGAGCCCATGCCACACAGAAGCCCTTCAAGTGCAGCAACTGCGGGCAAGCCTTCCTGAAGGCCTTCACGCTCCTCGATCACCTGATCACTCACACCAAAGAGAGACCCTTCAGGTGCCCAGCAGGTGGAAATGCCCCCATGGAGAGCTCAACCCTGGTTCATCACCGAAAAACTCACACTGGAGAAACATCCCATGTGTGTAATgagtgtgggaaggccttcagtTACCCATCTAAACTGAGGAAGCACCAGAAGGTTCATACTGGCATAAAACCTTTCAAGTGTGGTGAGTGCGGGAAAACCTTCAACCGCAAAGATGCACTTGTTCTGcaccagagaattcacactggagagagGCCTTACCAGTGCAGCGAGTGTGGGAAGTCCTTCAGCGTTCTGTCTACCCTCATTCGGCACCGGAAAGTTCACATTGGAGAAAGGCCCTATGAGTGCAGGGAATGTGGGAAATTCTTCAAATACAACCATAGCTTCATTCTTCACCAGAGAGTTCACACCGGAGAGAGGCCctatgagtgcagtgaatgtgggaaaacttACGTGACCCGCTCTGGGCTGTATCAGCACTGGAAAGTCCACACTGGAGAACGTCCCTATGAGTGCAGCCTGTGTGGGAAAACCTTCACTACCAGGTCCTACCGAAATCGGCACCAGCAGTTCCACACTGAAGAGAGGGCTTATGAATGTacagaatgtgggaaagcctttaaaCATAGTTCTACCCTCCTTCAGCACAAGAAAGTCCACACTGGTGAAAGGCCATAG
- the RNF225 gene encoding RING finger protein 225 isoform X1 — protein MPCPRPPWIRRPRVPLGSEPSIPGSPSTLRPPSRGEDEDEGDEEEGDGSQGPILPPASPVECLICVSPFDSVFKLPKCLDCSHVFCLECLARLSLATAGGGDAVACPVCRAPTRLAPRRGLPALPTQLGLLPGSARAPPPLQGSVRFDRRRGLLYVRQPPPAPGPRKARPPPPPPPLRLGRPLSRRLTLASSARVFHAAVALAVLVAAGLVVTGLYIFFLIPRATTSSPARPQLVALAPAPGFSWFLPRPTSAAPWIPGWMPRPVGHDLNAAPPGAAEDALEPEGVPKETETPDGSLDRRPWSPESASLHPRLGSNMPLLMPSLLTPRLGELR, from the exons ATGCCCTGCCCTCGGCCGCCCTGGATCCGCCGCCCCCGGGTCCCCCTGGGCTCGGAGCCTAGCATCCCGGGCTCGCCGTCCACACTCCGGCCCCCCAGCAGGGGAGAGGACGAAGACGAGGGTGATGAGGAGGAAGGGGACGGCAGCCAGGGACCCATCCTGCCGCCCGCGTCCCCCGTGGAATGCCTCATCTGCGTGTCGCCCTTCGACAGCGTATTCAAGCTGCCCAAGTGCCTGGACTGCAGCCATGTCTTCTGCCTCGAGTGCCTGGCTCGTCTGTCTCTGGCCACGGCGGGCGGCGGCGACGCGGTGGCCTGTCCCGTGTGCCGCGCGCCCACGCGCCTGGCCCCACGCCGCGGGCTCCCCGCGCTGCCCACGCAGCTCGGCCTGCTGCCCGGCTCCGCACGCGCCCCGCCGCCGCTCCAGGGCTCCGTGCGCTTCGACCGCCGGCGCGGCCTGCTCTACGTGCGGCAGCCGCCGCCCGCGCCCGGACCGCGCAAggcccgccccccgccgccgccgccgccgctgcgcCTCGGCCGCCCGCTGTCGCGCCGCCTGACGCTGGCCAGCTCGGCCCGGGTCTTCCACGCGGCCGTCGCCCTGGCAGTGCTTGTGGCCGCGGGCCTCGTGGTCACGGGCCTCTATATCTTCTTCCTCATCCCGCGCGCCACCACCTCCAGCCCCGCTCGGCCCCAGCTCGTGGCGCTCGCCCCGGCGCCCGGCTTCTCCTGGTTCCTGCCTCGGCCCACGTCGGCGGCGCCCTGGATCCCCGGCTGGATGCCGCGCCCCGTGGGCCATGACCTGAACGCCGCCCCACCGGGGGCTGCAGAGGACGCGCTGGAGCCCGAGGGGGTTCCCAAAGAGACAGAGACGCCGGACGGGTCCTTGGACCGCAG GCCCTGGAGCCCCGAGTCTGCCTCACTTCACCCCAGGTTGGGATCCAATATGCCCCTCCTCATGCCTTCCCTCCTAACCCCCAGGCTGGGAGAGTTACGGTGA
- the ZNF584 gene encoding zinc finger protein 584 isoform X2, with translation MLENFALIGSLGFLCRLQDEEAPPEQVKSHRVRLSENPFLCRVSGKDIPAALGFLQPQATHREGTPRRSTERKAFPPSSTRQQRQGAHATQKPFKCSNCGQAFLKAFTLLDHLITHTKERPFRCPAGGNAPMESSTLVHHRKTHTGETSHVCNECGKAFSYPSKLRKHQKVHTGIKPFKCGECGKTFNRKDALVLHQRIHTGERPYQCSECGKSFSVLSTLIRHRKVHIGERPYECRECGKFFKYNHSFILHQRVHTGERPYECSECGKTYVTRSGLYQHWKVHTGERPYECSLCGKTFTTRSYRNRHQQFHTEERAYECTECGKAFKHSSTLLQHKKVHTGERP, from the exons ATGCTGGAGAACTTTGCACTCATTGGCTCACTGG GTTTTCTGTGTAGACTGCAGGATGAGGAAGCCCCTCCCGAGCAGGTGAAGAGCCACAGAGTCCGCCTGTCAGAGAACCCCTTTCTGTGCAGGGTGTCTGGGAAGGACATCCCTGCCGCCTTAGgcttcctccagccccaggccacCCACAGAGAGGGGACACCACGCAGAAGCACCGAGCGCAAGGCCTTCCCACCCAGCTCCACTCGCCAGCAACGGCAGGGAGCCCATGCCACACAGAAGCCCTTCAAGTGCAGCAACTGCGGGCAAGCCTTCCTGAAGGCCTTCACGCTCCTCGATCACCTGATCACTCACACCAAAGAGAGACCCTTCAGGTGCCCAGCAGGTGGAAATGCCCCCATGGAGAGCTCAACCCTGGTTCATCACCGAAAAACTCACACTGGAGAAACATCCCATGTGTGTAATgagtgtgggaaggccttcagtTACCCATCTAAACTGAGGAAGCACCAGAAGGTTCATACTGGCATAAAACCTTTCAAGTGTGGTGAGTGCGGGAAAACCTTCAACCGCAAAGATGCACTTGTTCTGcaccagagaattcacactggagagagGCCTTACCAGTGCAGCGAGTGTGGGAAGTCCTTCAGCGTTCTGTCTACCCTCATTCGGCACCGGAAAGTTCACATTGGAGAAAGGCCCTATGAGTGCAGGGAATGTGGGAAATTCTTCAAATACAACCATAGCTTCATTCTTCACCAGAGAGTTCACACCGGAGAGAGGCCctatgagtgcagtgaatgtgggaaaacttACGTGACCCGCTCTGGGCTGTATCAGCACTGGAAAGTCCACACTGGAGAACGTCCCTATGAGTGCAGCCTGTGTGGGAAAACCTTCACTACCAGGTCCTACCGAAATCGGCACCAGCAGTTCCACACTGAAGAGAGGGCTTATGAATGTacagaatgtgggaaagcctttaaaCATAGTTCTACCCTCCTTCAGCACAAGAAAGTCCACACTGGTGAAAGGCCATAG